The Amia ocellicauda isolate fAmiCal2 chromosome 16, fAmiCal2.hap1, whole genome shotgun sequence nucleotide sequence TGAACACTTCAGCAACCTGGAAGGGCTGCGACAGGAAACGCTGGATCTTGCGAGCGCGGGCGACAGTCAGCTTGTCTTCCTCAGACAACTCATCCATACCCAAGATAGCAATGATATCCTGGAGGGATTTGTAATCCTGCAATACAGAAATGCTTCGTTCAATATTATGGTCACATCAGACCAACTCAGTTGATTTGATTAGCAAGACAACCCATAGAACATTAATGTAGAAGAGAAATCCACTGTGTATATAAAATCTTTGCATCTTGATTGCTAATGTGTTATCACAAAAGGCATTATTGAAGTGTTCAAGGTCCACTATCATAATGCCACACTGTATGCATTGCAAATCCAGCACTCCATACAACTGTACAAAGCCAAGCATAATCCGAGTCAGTGTTTCATTGCTCTTCACCCAACCAAGATTAAGCgcgagttaaaaaaaaaaaaaaatctttaaaagtaGTTTAAATTGGacaatattcataataaaaaatCAGTTTAAATAAAGCCCAAAATGACAACTGCTCAAGTGCCCTTTACCTGAAGGATCTTCTGCACTCCACGGGCCACATCATAGTGCTCGTTTCCTACGATGTTGGGGTCCATGATTCTGGATGTGGAATCCAGAGGGTCCACGGCAGGGTAGATCCCCAGCTCAGCAATCGCACGGGAGAGCACAGTGGTGGCATCCAAGTGAGCGAATGTGGTGGCAGGGGCAGGATCAGTCAAGTCATCAGCAGGCACATAGATAGCCTTGAATAAGAAAAAAGAATTATAAACTGTACAGAGGattttaaatctgtaaaatCAAGTTACAATAAAGCAAAGCTCTGAATACCTGTACAGAGGTGATGGACCCCTTCTTGGTGGTGGTGATTCTTTCCTGCATGGTACCCATATCAGTGGCCAGGGTTGGCTGGTAACCTACAGCAGAAGGAATACGACCCAGCAGGGCAGACACCTGAAATGATGAAAACACGCGAGCTGGGATGGATTTCAGACGTTAAGATAGATTCATGTTGGTATGCTAAATGTTACAGTATCTTAAAAGTAAAATGTGGGCACCATGTGACTGGCACTGAATTGACCTCTTAAATTTAAATTTCCATTTCCAATGAATGCATTAAAATGACTGATATTTATGGATGATCATGGTTTCAAATAGTTGCATAGGAAATTCAAGTGCTCAGCTGGTATCTATATAAAAAGAGGTTCACACTGACCTCTGACCCAGCCTGAGTGAACCTGAAGATGTTGTCAATGAACAGCAGCACATCCTGTCCTTCTTCATCACGGAAATATTCTGCAACAGTCAGACCAGTCAGGGCAACTCGGGCACGGGCACCTGGGGGCTCATTCATCTGCCCATAGACCAGTGCGACCTGTGGCACAAAAGCAGCACATGTAAACAACTGCCAGCTGTGAAAATCTAAACCATTGCACACACATTGAGGCAAGATCTCAAATGATCAAAATTCAACTGACCACCAAGCTGTGCCTGCTATAAACCAATTACCTTTGAAGTGGTGTCTTTCAGGTTGATGACACCAGACTCAATCATTTCATGGTACAAGTCATTGCCCTCACGGGTGCGTTCTCCCACTCCAGCAAACACGGAGTAACCACCATGGGCCTTGGCCACATTGTTGATCAGCTCCATAATGAGCACAGTTTTGCCCACACCTGCACCTCCAAAGAGACCTGTAAAAGGAAAAGCAAAACTAGGTTAGGCTACAATATGCACTGCATCAACCACCTTGAGCAACAGCAGTGTTTAAAGAATGAAGACTCTGGAATGCGAAGAGGTAATGGCTGATATTGAATCTTAACTTTCCAAAAATCAAACCCAAAATGTAATTAACCACAAGAATACGCAGGTTGTATATTAGTTTTAGGATTGCACAAACATCCAAAgttaacaaaattacaaaactagcaaacatttaaaaaccacTAAAGATGATCAACAGCTGTAGTGTATCCATGTTTCAGTTTCAACACCACACCATTCTGTATCTTAAGGTTTAACGGTCCCtcttacaaaacagaaatgcaaagTAAGGCATTCTACTTACCAATCTTACCACCCTTGGCATAGGGGGCAAGGAGGTCGACCACTTTAATGCCAGTGACCAGGATTTCTTGCTCAACACTCATGTCTGTGAATTCAGGAGCTTCAGCATGGATGGGAGCAGTCctgcaaaacaaaaaggagGATCAAGGCTAAAAAGCAGACTTGGCAATTAACCATAGAATATTTACACCACACCTCTCTAAACAAATAAGGAAGTCAAATCTACTTCTAAAACCACATCAAACAAAAAGCACTTACTGCTTGGTGCTAATTGGCCCTCTCTCATCAATAGGTTCCCCAATTACATTCATAATTCTGCCCAGGGTTTCTGGACCAACTGGAATTCTGATTGGAGCCCCTGTATCAAGGACTTTCTGTCCACGGACCAAGCCTTCAGTACCATCCATGGCAATGGTACGCACGGTACTCTCCCCTAAAGAGAGGACAGAACGGTCAGCTTTAGGACTACCATGCAAAAGGGTTTTAACAGAATAAAAGTGCATCTCTTTGAGGGAGGGAATGTAGAAATGTCCAATAAAA carries:
- the atp5f1b gene encoding ATP synthase F(1) complex subunit beta, mitochondrial, which codes for MLGAVGRCCTGALQALKPGVNPLKIINGTPAALYSRRNYAAQSAPSAKPIIANGRIVAVIGAVVDVQFDEGLPPILNALEVAGRESRLVLEVAQHLGESTVRTIAMDGTEGLVRGQKVLDTGAPIRIPVGPETLGRIMNVIGEPIDERGPISTKQTAPIHAEAPEFTDMSVEQEILVTGIKVVDLLAPYAKGGKIGLFGGAGVGKTVLIMELINNVAKAHGGYSVFAGVGERTREGNDLYHEMIESGVINLKDTTSKVALVYGQMNEPPGARARVALTGLTVAEYFRDEEGQDVLLFIDNIFRFTQAGSEVSALLGRIPSAVGYQPTLATDMGTMQERITTTKKGSITSVQAIYVPADDLTDPAPATTFAHLDATTVLSRAIAELGIYPAVDPLDSTSRIMDPNIVGNEHYDVARGVQKILQDYKSLQDIIAILGMDELSEEDKLTVARARKIQRFLSQPFQVAEVFTGHMGKLVPLKDTIKGFKAILQGEYDSLPEQAFYMVGPIEEVVLKAEKLAEEHS